A region from the Sutcliffiella horikoshii genome encodes:
- the trpE gene encoding anthranilate synthase component I → MQQFAEFLHASKHYKTIPIMESFFEDTLTPVSIFQSLRNEAVYLLESKEPKSDWARYSFIGLNPFLKITAEDTTISLREEKTNHILFQSNELNEVIQQANKLLQVKLLEKKIGFTGGAVGYLSYDFIPTIEKVAMHPSYGGEHTANLLYCEDIVVCDHKENELHFIHYIRLDGEEDEKELKDRFSQAKQSILDKVSLIKKRQENEGLVEVDPEKAELAVQSNYTKERFIEHVEKIKKYIQTGDIFQCVLSQRFELEADMEGFDVYRVLRRQNPSPYLFYLKYDEMELIGSSPERLIQIQDKKLEIHPIAGTRKRGKSEEEDQRLAEDLMQDEKEQAEHYMLVDLARNDLGRVAKYGSVHTPVMKELVYFSRVMHLISIVKAELSPSYTPVEALLAAFPAGTVSGAPKVRAMQILQELEPTVRNTYAGAICYIGFDGNIDSCITIRTIQKRENSFYVQAGAGVVADSVPELEYKETINKASALIETIQLANKYFAKKTGGSCSYV, encoded by the coding sequence ATGCAACAGTTTGCAGAATTTCTGCATGCAAGCAAACATTACAAAACCATTCCCATTATGGAAAGTTTTTTTGAAGACACCTTAACACCCGTATCCATCTTTCAGTCTTTAAGAAATGAAGCGGTTTATCTATTGGAAAGTAAAGAACCTAAATCAGATTGGGCGAGATATTCCTTTATTGGATTAAATCCATTTTTAAAGATAACCGCTGAGGATACCACGATTTCTTTGCGAGAAGAAAAGACCAATCACATTCTCTTTCAATCTAATGAATTGAATGAGGTCATCCAACAAGCTAACAAACTACTGCAAGTAAAACTCCTGGAAAAGAAGATAGGTTTTACCGGGGGAGCGGTTGGATACCTAAGTTATGATTTTATTCCAACGATCGAAAAAGTAGCAATGCACCCTTCCTACGGCGGGGAACATACAGCAAATTTATTGTATTGCGAGGATATTGTCGTATGTGACCACAAGGAAAATGAATTGCATTTTATCCATTATATCCGATTAGATGGTGAGGAAGATGAAAAAGAGCTAAAGGATAGATTTAGTCAGGCAAAACAATCAATACTTGATAAAGTTTCTTTAATTAAAAAGCGCCAAGAGAATGAAGGGCTTGTGGAAGTGGACCCAGAAAAAGCAGAGCTGGCTGTTCAATCCAATTACACAAAAGAAAGATTCATTGAACATGTAGAAAAGATCAAGAAATATATCCAGACAGGTGACATCTTTCAATGCGTCCTTTCCCAGCGTTTTGAGTTAGAAGCAGACATGGAAGGTTTTGATGTTTACCGAGTGCTAAGAAGACAAAACCCCTCGCCTTACCTGTTCTATCTCAAATATGACGAAATGGAACTGATAGGGAGCTCTCCTGAGAGGCTCATACAAATTCAAGATAAGAAGTTAGAGATTCATCCGATAGCCGGTACCAGGAAAAGAGGAAAAAGTGAAGAGGAAGATCAAAGGTTGGCGGAGGATCTAATGCAAGATGAAAAAGAACAGGCAGAACATTATATGCTTGTCGATCTTGCGAGAAACGATTTAGGAAGGGTCGCAAAATATGGTTCCGTCCATACGCCGGTCATGAAAGAGCTTGTTTATTTTTCAAGGGTGATGCACCTTATTTCCATTGTGAAGGCAGAGCTTTCGCCAAGTTACACACCTGTAGAAGCACTGCTGGCAGCTTTTCCCGCTGGAACTGTTTCAGGGGCACCAAAGGTAAGGGCGATGCAGATTTTGCAAGAGCTCGAGCCGACAGTAAGAAACACATACGCAGGGGCTATTTGTTATATCGGTTTTGACGGAAATATTGATTCTTGCATTACCATCAGGACCATTCAAAAACGCGAGAACAGCTTTTATGTTCAGGCGGGTGCAGGCGTGGTAGCAGATTCTGTTCCGGAACTGGAATATAAAGAAACGATCAATAAAGCCTCGGCATTAATTGAAACAATCCAACTAGCGAATAAATATTTTGCAAAAAAGACGGGAGGGTCATGCAGCTATGTTTAA
- the aroH gene encoding chorismate mutase, whose amino-acid sequence MIRGVRGATTVLENSEKEIICKTEELLQNMIQSNNIVAEDVAQVLISVTADITACFPAKALRNLEGWDYVPVMCTKEIAVPNSLPSCIRIMMTVNTEVAQKDILHIYLHEAVSLRPDLAKTLSVDN is encoded by the coding sequence GTGATTCGAGGTGTAAGAGGCGCAACAACTGTTCTAGAGAATTCTGAAAAAGAAATCATCTGTAAAACAGAAGAATTATTACAAAACATGATCCAATCAAACAACATTGTGGCAGAAGATGTCGCGCAAGTGCTCATTTCCGTGACGGCGGATATCACGGCATGCTTTCCCGCCAAGGCACTAAGAAACCTTGAGGGCTGGGATTATGTCCCTGTCATGTGTACAAAAGAAATTGCTGTCCCGAACTCACTGCCTTCCTGTATCAGAATCATGATGACAGTAAACACGGAAGTAGCGCAAAAAGACATTCTCCATATCTATTTGCATGAGGCGGTAAGCTTACGACCGGACCTTGCTAAAACTTTATCGGTTGACAATTAG
- the aroB gene encoding 3-dehydroquinate synthase, translating into MPQNSNGKQVTVQTASKEYSVFLGKGAIEQLPKLLESFQKKPSKLLIVTDDLVADLYLSNIVSSLTQNFSVHSYVLPNGEEAKSFDNYYAIQTFALENGLDRHSVIIALGGGVVGDIAGFVASTFMRGIKFIQIPTTLLAHDSAVGGKVAINHPLGKNMIGSFYQPEAVIYDVDFLISLPEKEMRSGFAEVVKHSLIWDDEFYQWIRENIKSLDDLTEDRLLVCLENGIKIKAEVVSNDEKETGLRAILNFGHTLGHALEAAYGYGKVTHGDGVALGMLFATRLSEKLNPELELSTDLSEAWERYGFPTKIRSSVSPEELLGWMKKDKKTQNSHIHMVLIQSVGNVGLRSVPDELILETLQEFY; encoded by the coding sequence ATGCCGCAAAATTCTAATGGGAAACAGGTTACCGTTCAGACTGCCTCAAAGGAGTATTCTGTATTTTTGGGAAAAGGGGCAATAGAACAACTGCCAAAGTTACTTGAATCTTTTCAAAAGAAACCAAGTAAATTGCTAATTGTGACAGATGATCTTGTTGCTGACCTGTACCTTTCTAATATAGTCTCAAGTCTTACGCAAAATTTTTCCGTCCATTCTTATGTACTTCCTAATGGGGAAGAAGCCAAGTCATTTGACAATTATTATGCGATTCAGACTTTTGCGCTTGAAAATGGTTTGGACCGCCATTCTGTCATTATTGCTCTCGGTGGAGGAGTGGTAGGCGATATTGCAGGGTTTGTGGCCTCTACATTTATGAGGGGAATCAAATTCATCCAAATTCCAACTACACTCCTCGCACATGACAGTGCAGTGGGCGGGAAGGTCGCCATTAATCATCCGCTAGGGAAAAATATGATCGGCTCCTTTTATCAGCCGGAAGCAGTCATTTATGATGTTGATTTCCTAATAAGCCTTCCTGAAAAAGAAATGCGCTCAGGATTTGCAGAAGTGGTCAAGCATTCTCTTATCTGGGACGACGAGTTCTATCAATGGATTAGAGAAAATATTAAAAGCCTGGACGACCTCACAGAAGACAGACTGCTCGTATGCTTGGAAAACGGAATAAAAATCAAAGCGGAAGTCGTGTCAAATGATGAAAAAGAGACGGGTTTGCGGGCAATTTTAAATTTTGGCCATACATTAGGTCATGCTCTTGAAGCAGCTTATGGTTATGGAAAAGTAACGCATGGAGACGGAGTAGCGCTTGGTATGCTTTTTGCAACAAGACTAAGTGAAAAGCTGAATCCCGAACTGGAACTAAGCACTGACTTGTCTGAAGCATGGGAACGTTACGGCTTTCCAACAAAGATAAGATCATCCGTTTCCCCGGAAGAATTGTTAGGTTGGATGAAAAAAGACAAAAAAACACAGAACAGTCATATACATATGGTATTGATCCAGTCAGTAGGAAATGTAGGACTGCGTTCCGTACCAGATGAACTCATACTAGAAACTTTACAAGAGTTTTATTAA
- the aroC gene encoding chorismate synthase: MRYLTAGESHGPQLTTILEGVPAGLPLTVEDINDDLARRQKGHGRGRRMQIEKDTVDILSGVRHGQTLGSPITLAVTNDDWKHWTKIMGIEPLSQEDQEEVKRKVTKPRPGHADLNGAIKYGHRDMRNVLERSSARETTVRVAAGAVARKFLAELGIKIAGHVTEIGGVKAEPQPIKNLDDLKAQTEASPVRCYDKKVEQEMMDAIDTAKENGDSIGGIVEVIVEGVPAGVGSYVHYDRKLDAKVAASIMSINAFKGVEFGVGFQAASLPGSKVHDEIAWSEDRGYYRLSNNLGGFEGGMTTGMPIVVRGVMKPIPTLYKPLQSVDIDTKEPFQASIERSDSCAVPAASVVAEAVVAWEIAQAIVEQFGQDRMDLIKENVQRMRDHAAKF; encoded by the coding sequence ATGAGATATTTGACTGCTGGCGAGTCGCATGGACCGCAATTGACAACCATATTGGAAGGTGTCCCAGCTGGGCTGCCACTGACTGTCGAGGATATTAATGATGATCTGGCAAGAAGACAGAAGGGGCATGGCCGTGGCAGAAGAATGCAAATTGAAAAGGATACCGTAGATATTCTAAGTGGAGTTCGTCATGGTCAAACGTTAGGTTCTCCCATAACCTTGGCGGTAACAAACGATGATTGGAAGCATTGGACGAAAATAATGGGGATTGAACCTCTTTCCCAAGAAGATCAAGAAGAAGTAAAACGGAAGGTGACAAAGCCCCGTCCCGGACATGCTGACCTAAATGGAGCGATTAAATATGGTCACCGTGATATGAGGAATGTGCTGGAGCGTTCTTCCGCAAGGGAAACGACCGTTAGGGTAGCAGCAGGTGCTGTTGCAAGAAAATTCCTCGCTGAACTAGGCATTAAGATAGCAGGCCATGTAACTGAAATAGGAGGCGTGAAAGCAGAGCCCCAGCCTATCAAAAATCTTGATGACTTAAAAGCGCAAACCGAAGCTTCTCCAGTTCGTTGCTATGATAAAAAAGTAGAGCAAGAGATGATGGATGCGATTGACACAGCCAAAGAGAACGGAGATTCTATTGGCGGTATAGTAGAAGTAATAGTGGAAGGTGTTCCTGCTGGAGTAGGGAGCTACGTGCATTATGACCGGAAATTAGATGCAAAGGTTGCCGCATCGATTATGAGCATCAATGCCTTTAAAGGTGTGGAGTTTGGCGTTGGATTCCAAGCTGCCAGCCTTCCGGGAAGCAAGGTGCATGATGAGATTGCTTGGAGTGAAGACAGAGGCTATTACAGATTATCCAATAATCTTGGAGGTTTTGAAGGCGGCATGACGACGGGGATGCCGATTGTCGTAAGAGGAGTCATGAAACCAATTCCTACCCTCTACAAGCCGCTTCAAAGCGTTGATATTGATACAAAAGAGCCGTTCCAGGCAAGTATAGAACGTTCCGACAGTTGTGCGGTTCCAGCTGCAAGCGTGGTTGCGGAAGCTGTGGTCGCTTGGGAAATCGCTCAAGCTATTGTAGAACAATTCGGACAGGATCGAATGGATCTTATCAAGGAAAATGTCCAAAGGATGCGAGATCATGCCGCAAAATTCTAA
- a CDS encoding CheR family methyltransferase yields MKNMRDDYNQFIEQIKKKTGIDLALYKEGQMKRRLTSLYEKKGLKNFNDYYRLLEKDRQELFEFLDRMTINVSEFYRNYKRWEILEKKILPDMIKENKSPKVWSAACSTGEEPYTLSMVLSNFLPLKDVKIKATDIDSNVIARAKLATYQERSLQEVPSGVKNKYFTKQDDFYKVKDEIKNTVIFKRLNLLSDPFETGHDLIVCRNVLIYFTEEAKEQLYHKFSNSLKKGGILFVGSTEQIFQPAKYGFEVVDTFFYRKI; encoded by the coding sequence ATGAAAAACATGAGGGACGATTACAATCAGTTTATTGAACAAATAAAAAAGAAGACAGGCATTGACCTGGCATTGTATAAAGAAGGGCAGATGAAAAGAAGGCTGACCTCTCTCTACGAAAAAAAGGGACTGAAGAATTTTAATGATTATTACCGGCTACTAGAAAAAGATAGACAAGAACTTTTTGAGTTTCTCGATCGAATGACCATTAATGTTTCTGAGTTCTATCGCAATTACAAACGTTGGGAAATCTTAGAGAAGAAGATCCTCCCTGACATGATTAAAGAAAACAAAAGTCCAAAAGTTTGGAGTGCTGCTTGTTCGACAGGAGAGGAGCCATATACACTCTCCATGGTCCTAAGCAACTTCCTGCCACTAAAAGATGTAAAAATTAAAGCTACCGATATAGACTCAAACGTTATTGCAAGGGCAAAGCTAGCAACATACCAGGAACGATCGCTCCAAGAAGTTCCTTCGGGAGTCAAAAATAAGTATTTCACCAAGCAAGATGACTTCTATAAGGTCAAAGATGAAATAAAGAATACCGTGATTTTTAAAAGGCTAAATCTACTCTCTGATCCATTTGAAACCGGACACGATTTGATTGTCTGCCGGAACGTTTTGATTTATTTTACGGAGGAAGCGAAGGAGCAGCTTTACCACAAATTCAGTAATTCGCTCAAAAAGGGCGGCATTCTTTTTGTAGGAAGTACCGAACAGATCTTTCAGCCTGCAAAGTACGGTTTTGAAGTGGTAGACACGTTTTTTTACAGGAAGATATGA
- the ndk gene encoding nucleoside-diphosphate kinase — protein sequence MEKTFLMVKPDGVQRNLIGEIVSRFEKKGFQLVGAKLMQIPTELAEEHYGEHKERPFFGELVEFITSGPVFAMVWQGENVIATARHMMGATNPKDAAPGTIRGEYGVIVGKNIIHGSDSSESAEREIGLFFKGEGLVEYKRDVNNWIY from the coding sequence ATGGAAAAAACATTTTTAATGGTAAAGCCTGATGGCGTACAACGTAACCTTATCGGTGAAATCGTTTCTCGTTTCGAAAAAAAGGGTTTCCAACTTGTTGGTGCAAAATTAATGCAAATTCCAACTGAATTGGCAGAAGAGCACTACGGTGAACATAAAGAGCGTCCGTTTTTCGGAGAACTTGTAGAATTCATCACTTCTGGTCCTGTATTCGCAATGGTTTGGCAAGGTGAAAATGTAATCGCTACCGCGCGTCACATGATGGGTGCTACAAACCCTAAAGATGCAGCTCCAGGAACTATTCGCGGAGAGTACGGCGTAATCGTAGGCAAGAACATCATTCACGGTTCTGATTCTTCTGAGAGTGCAGAGCGCGAAATCGGTCTTTTCTTCAAAGGCGAAGGTCTTGTTGAGTACAAAAGAGACGTAAACAACTGGATCTACTAA
- the hepT gene encoding heptaprenyl diphosphate synthase component II, whose protein sequence is MKLKMMYSFLNNDLQIIENELEATIQTERALLQEASLHLLQAGGKRIRPVFVLLAAKLGTYDIHKVKNVAVALELMHMASLVHDDVIDDAELRRGKATIKAKWDNRIAMYTGDYIFARSLEMMTKVEDIEAHRILSNTLVELCKGEIEQIRDKYNYDQNLRTYLRRIKRKTAILIAVSCQLGAITSGVPASVHQSLYWFGYYVGMSFQITDDILDFTSTEEQLGKPAGSDLLQGNITLPVLYAMESPVLNEKIRTIHEHSDSKEIKEIIDMIKGSDAIDRSFALSDRYLNKAFKELENLPNGVAKRTFNNVAKYIGKRKY, encoded by the coding sequence ATGAAATTAAAGATGATGTATTCCTTTTTAAATAACGATTTGCAAATAATTGAAAATGAATTAGAAGCTACAATTCAAACGGAACGAGCTTTGTTGCAAGAGGCTTCGTTACATTTACTTCAGGCTGGCGGGAAAAGGATTCGACCAGTCTTTGTTCTATTGGCCGCAAAACTAGGAACGTACGACATTCATAAAGTCAAGAATGTGGCGGTCGCCCTCGAACTCATGCATATGGCATCCCTTGTTCACGACGATGTCATCGATGACGCGGAGTTAAGGCGTGGTAAAGCGACGATTAAAGCAAAATGGGATAATCGCATTGCGATGTACACTGGGGATTATATCTTTGCAAGATCCCTTGAAATGATGACAAAAGTAGAAGACATCGAAGCACACCGCATCCTCTCCAATACTCTTGTAGAACTCTGTAAGGGCGAAATCGAACAAATCCGGGATAAGTATAACTATGATCAAAACTTGCGGACATACCTGCGAAGAATAAAAAGGAAGACCGCTATCCTAATTGCAGTCAGCTGCCAGCTTGGCGCCATCACATCCGGAGTCCCTGCGTCTGTTCACCAGAGCCTTTATTGGTTTGGCTATTATGTCGGAATGTCTTTCCAAATTACAGATGACATACTAGACTTTACTTCCACCGAAGAACAGCTCGGAAAGCCTGCTGGAAGTGATCTTCTGCAGGGGAATATTACGTTACCGGTTCTATATGCCATGGAATCACCTGTATTGAACGAAAAAATCCGTACCATTCACGAACACAGTGATTCTAAGGAGATAAAAGAGATTATTGATATGATTAAAGGGTCAGATGCCATCGACCGTTCCTTTGCGCTAAGTGATCGTTATTTGAATAAAGCATTCAAGGAACTGGAAAATCTTCCGAATGGTGTCGCTAAAAGAACCTTCAACAATGTGGCAAAGTATATTGGAAAACGTAAATATTAG
- a CDS encoding demethylmenaquinone methyltransferase, with amino-acid sequence MQHPSKEERVHNVFEKIYKNYDKMNSVISFQRHVAWRKDTMKRMNVADGATALDVCCGTADWTIAMAEAVGTSGKVVGLDFSENMLSIGKEKVKNLGKKNIELIHGNAMALPFEDNTFDYVTIGFGLRNVPDYFQVLKEMYRVVKPGGKVVCLETSQPTMPGFRQVYFLYFQYVMPMLGKVFAKSYNEYAWLHESAKDFPGMKELKKMYEKVGFQPVEVKAYTGGVAAMHLGVKPRK; translated from the coding sequence ATGCAACATCCATCTAAAGAAGAGCGTGTTCATAACGTTTTTGAAAAAATATATAAAAACTATGACAAAATGAATTCAGTCATCAGTTTCCAACGTCATGTAGCATGGCGTAAAGATACGATGAAAAGAATGAATGTGGCAGATGGCGCTACAGCATTGGACGTATGCTGCGGAACAGCGGACTGGACCATCGCTATGGCAGAGGCGGTCGGCACGAGTGGAAAAGTGGTTGGCCTGGACTTTAGTGAAAACATGCTTTCTATCGGCAAAGAAAAAGTGAAAAACCTTGGAAAGAAAAATATTGAATTGATTCATGGAAATGCGATGGCACTTCCGTTTGAAGATAATACGTTTGATTATGTGACGATTGGTTTCGGGTTACGTAATGTGCCTGACTATTTCCAAGTCTTGAAAGAGATGTACAGGGTGGTCAAGCCAGGCGGAAAGGTTGTTTGTTTAGAAACATCACAACCTACCATGCCAGGCTTCCGTCAAGTCTATTTTCTTTATTTTCAATACGTAATGCCGATGCTTGGAAAGGTTTTCGCCAAAAGCTATAATGAGTACGCTTGGTTACATGAATCGGCTAAGGACTTCCCGGGAATGAAAGAACTGAAAAAGATGTATGAAAAAGTAGGTTTCCAACCAGTTGAGGTAAAGGCATATACAGGTGGAGTCGCTGCCATGCATTTAGGAGTTAAACCTAGAAAATAG
- a CDS encoding heptaprenyl diphosphate synthase component 1, which translates to MSHIHISIIKEKLHNLITHPYLNKHIEYPAIDEDKLLLLYSILESIDISDEKKEQYILSTMLVQIALDTHDMVTNAKAGQLQDGDEKSRQLTVLAGDFYSGLYYRLLADVNDISMIKTLAHSIKQINEHKIAYYHKELEGIEPLMDSLGKIESSLIQSVSGFFSNSVLKELSGNFLLLKRLIQERKLFCHERSTFLFDTLRRIAFSKGEKDVASKEQETYMLYLIDRYIDHIKQRIEQLTHSIPTMNKLLETRIQDLFYEIPFSSKKYAEEG; encoded by the coding sequence GTGAGTCATATACATATATCCATAATAAAAGAGAAACTACATAATCTGATTACACATCCATATTTAAATAAACATATTGAATACCCTGCCATTGATGAGGATAAGTTATTGCTACTTTATTCCATCTTGGAATCCATTGATATATCTGACGAAAAAAAAGAACAATACATATTATCGACCATGCTTGTCCAGATTGCCCTTGATACCCATGATATGGTGACAAATGCGAAAGCGGGTCAACTACAAGACGGCGATGAAAAAAGTCGTCAATTGACTGTTTTGGCAGGGGATTTTTATAGTGGCCTTTATTACAGGCTCCTGGCAGATGTTAATGACATTTCCATGATAAAAACACTCGCACATTCCATAAAACAAATAAATGAGCATAAAATTGCCTATTATCATAAAGAGCTGGAAGGAATTGAACCGTTAATGGACAGTCTGGGAAAGATCGAATCCTCTCTTATTCAGTCGGTATCCGGCTTTTTCTCCAACTCGGTTCTGAAAGAATTAAGCGGCAACTTTCTTTTATTAAAGCGCTTAATTCAGGAACGCAAACTTTTCTGTCACGAAAGATCTACTTTCCTTTTTGACACTTTGCGAAGAATTGCCTTTTCTAAAGGGGAAAAGGATGTTGCTTCCAAAGAACAGGAAACCTATATGTTATACCTTATTGACCGGTATATCGATCATATCAAACAAAGAATAGAACAGTTGACGCATTCCATTCCAACAATGAACAAACTATTAGAAACAAGAATACAAGACCTTTTCTATGAAATCCCATTTTCATCGAAAAAGTATGCGGAAGAAGGGTAA
- the mtrB gene encoding trp RNA-binding attenuation protein MtrB has protein sequence MSQTNSNDFIVIKAKEDGVSVIGLTRGTDTRFHHSEKLDRGEVMIAQFTEHTSAIKIRGKALIQSSHGEMETD, from the coding sequence ATGAGTCAAACAAACTCGAACGACTTTATTGTAATCAAAGCGAAGGAAGATGGCGTAAGTGTCATTGGCCTTACACGAGGAACAGACACGCGGTTCCATCATTCCGAAAAGCTTGACAGAGGAGAAGTGATGATTGCCCAGTTCACAGAGCATACCTCCGCGATCAAGATAAGAGGCAAAGCGCTCATCCAATCTTCCCATGGAGAAATGGAAACAGACTGA
- the folE gene encoding GTP cyclohydrolase I FolE, whose amino-acid sequence MTEVNKAQIEEAVRMILEAIGEDPNREGLLDTPKRVAKMYTEVFAGLNEDPKEHFKTVFGEAHEELVLVKDISFFSMCEHHLVPFFGKAHVAYIPKGGKVTGLSKLARAVEAVAKRPQLQERITSTIAESIVESLDPHGVMVVVEAEHMCMTMRGVKKPGAMTITSAVRGVLENDPAARAEVLSLIKG is encoded by the coding sequence ATGACAGAAGTAAATAAGGCTCAAATAGAAGAAGCAGTAAGAATGATTTTGGAAGCAATCGGGGAAGACCCAAATCGCGAAGGACTACTAGATACACCTAAACGTGTGGCAAAGATGTACACGGAAGTGTTTGCCGGCCTAAATGAAGATCCTAAAGAGCATTTTAAGACAGTGTTCGGGGAAGCGCATGAAGAATTGGTACTTGTTAAAGACATCTCTTTCTTCTCCATGTGTGAACATCACTTAGTTCCTTTCTTCGGAAAAGCCCATGTGGCATACATACCTAAAGGCGGAAAAGTTACTGGACTCAGTAAACTTGCCCGTGCGGTGGAGGCGGTTGCAAAAAGACCACAACTCCAAGAAAGAATTACTTCTACCATAGCAGAATCCATTGTAGAATCCCTTGATCCACATGGAGTAATGGTTGTAGTGGAAGCAGAGCACATGTGCATGACCATGCGCGGTGTCAAAAAGCCAGGTGCAATGACCATTACATCTGCAGTTCGCGGTGTATTGGAAAATGATCCTGCAGCAAGAGCGGAAGTTTTATCTTTAATTAAAGGATAA
- the hbs gene encoding non-specific DNA-binding protein Hbs, producing MNKTDLINAVAEASELSKKDATKAVDAVFDTILDALKNGDKVQLIGFGNFEVRERAARKGRNPQTGEEIEIAASKVPAFKPGKALKDAVK from the coding sequence ATGAACAAGACAGATTTAATCAATGCAGTTGCTGAAGCTAGTGAACTTTCCAAGAAAGATGCTACTAAAGCAGTTGATGCTGTTTTCGATACAATTCTTGACGCACTTAAAAACGGTGACAAAGTACAATTAATCGGTTTTGGTAACTTTGAAGTACGTGAGCGTGCTGCGCGTAAAGGTCGTAACCCACAAACTGGGGAAGAGATCGAAATCGCTGCAAGCAAAGTACCAGCTTTCAAACCTGGTAAAGCACTTAAGGATGCTGTGAAATAA
- the spoIVA gene encoding stage IV sporulation protein A: MEKVDIFKDIAERTGGDIYLGVVGAVRTGKSTFIKRFMELVVLPNIGNESDKARAQDELPQSAAGKTIMTTEPKFVPNQAVKVKVDEGLDVNIRLVDCVGYTVPGAKGYEDENGPRMINTPWYEEPIPFHEAAEIGTRKVIQEHSTIGVVIATDGSIGEIPRRDYIEAEERVVEELKEVGKPFIMVINTVQPHHPETEALKRELCEKYDIPVIAMSVESMRESDVYNVLREALFEFPVLEVNVNLPSWVMVLKDNHWLRESYQEAVKDTVKDIKRLRDVDRVVGQFSEYEFIDRAGLAGIEMGQGIAEIDLYAPDDLYDHILKEVVGVEIRGKDHLLQLMQDFAYAKAEYDQVSDALKMVKQTGYGIASPALTDMSLEEPEIIRQGSRFGVRLKAVAPSIHMIKVDVESEFAPIIGTEKQSEELVRYLMQDFEDDPLSIWNSDIFGRSLSSIVREGIHAKISLMPENARYKLKETLERIINEGSGGLIAIIL; this comes from the coding sequence TTGGAAAAAGTAGATATTTTCAAAGATATCGCTGAACGTACGGGCGGCGATATATATTTAGGGGTCGTAGGAGCTGTTCGTACAGGGAAATCAACGTTCATCAAAAGGTTCATGGAGTTAGTGGTTCTGCCGAATATAGGAAACGAGTCTGATAAAGCTCGTGCTCAAGATGAGCTGCCGCAAAGTGCAGCTGGTAAAACGATTATGACAACAGAGCCTAAATTTGTTCCTAACCAGGCAGTTAAGGTTAAAGTAGATGAGGGCCTTGATGTAAATATCCGTCTTGTAGACTGTGTGGGCTATACTGTGCCTGGTGCAAAAGGGTATGAGGATGAAAATGGTCCGAGGATGATCAATACTCCGTGGTATGAAGAGCCAATCCCATTCCATGAGGCAGCGGAGATTGGAACCAGAAAAGTAATTCAAGAGCATTCCACCATTGGTGTTGTCATTGCAACAGATGGCTCAATAGGCGAAATTCCTCGCAGAGATTACATCGAAGCAGAGGAAAGGGTTGTCGAAGAGTTAAAAGAAGTTGGTAAACCATTCATCATGGTTATCAACACCGTACAGCCGCATCATCCGGAAACAGAGGCGTTAAAGCGGGAGCTATGTGAAAAATATGATATCCCGGTAATTGCGATGAGTGTCGAAAGCATGAGGGAATCCGATGTCTACAATGTGTTAAGAGAAGCACTATTTGAATTCCCGGTACTTGAAGTGAATGTTAATCTTCCAAGCTGGGTTATGGTGCTTAAAGATAACCACTGGTTGCGTGAAAGCTACCAAGAGGCTGTAAAAGACACGGTAAAGGATATTAAGCGTCTACGTGACGTGGACCGTGTGGTGGGTCAATTCAGCGAGTATGAATTCATTGACAGGGCCGGTCTTGCAGGAATAGAGATGGGGCAGGGGATTGCGGAAATCGATCTATATGCTCCAGACGATCTGTACGATCACATTCTCAAAGAAGTAGTGGGAGTGGAGATCCGAGGAAAAGATCACTTGCTGCAATTAATGCAAGATTTTGCTTATGCAAAAGCGGAGTATGATCAAGTTTCAGATGCACTGAAAATGGTGAAACAGACAGGATACGGCATTGCCTCTCCTGCTCTTACAGATATGAGTCTTGAAGAACCAGAGATTATCCGCCAAGGATCTCGCTTTGGGGTCAGATTAAAGGCTGTGGCGCCATCTATTCACATGATTAAGGTTGATGTGGAAAGTGAATTCGCACCGATTATCGGTACCGAAAAACAGAGCGAGGAACTTGTCCGCTACTTGATGCAAGACTTTGAGGATGACCCACTATCTATCTGGAATTCCGATATCTTCGGACGCTCCCTGAGCTCCATTGTTAGAGAAGGAATCCATGCAAAGATATCGCTAATGCCTGAAAACGCCAGATACAAGCTGAAAGAAACACTAGAGCGAATCATCAACGAAGGCTCCGGCGGCCTAATCGCAATAATTCTATAA